The sequence below is a genomic window from Brachyhypopomus gauderio isolate BG-103 unplaced genomic scaffold, BGAUD_0.2 sc51, whole genome shotgun sequence.
TGTTGACAGCTGAATTTTACTCTGATTCCTCTGATATTTTCTCCAGTTCCATGAGGTCAGTCGAGTGTCTCCCTGCTTAGACCCTGTTACTCATTTTAGACTGAGCTTTGCTGTCTTCCCCTAGGGAGATGAGACATGAGGCAGGTCTCAGGGGCGAGCTGCACTGAGACCTGAGCATTATGGTACCATTGTAATGTTCTGTTTGGAtgggttgtttttgtttgtttaaacacATTTTACAATCAACATTGGTAAATAAATCGTAGACACTGTCCGTGTTGGACGAGCACAATAAAAGTTGCATTTATGTGTAGAATACGTAATGTTACTTTACAAGTAACTGTATTATTTTGAAGGTGGTGGACCATTATGAGAACCCAAGAAACGTTGGTTCCTTGGATAAGAATGCCAAGAACGTGGGGACTGGTTTAGTCGGCGCACCGGCCTGTGGTGATGTCATGAAACTGCAGGTATGCTGCATCACTTCCTGTATGCTGCATCACTTCCTGTATTCCCCGAAGTTGTGCATGTTGGATTCACTTTGTGACTGCAGTCAACTGGCTTCTCTACAGATTGAAGTGGACGAGAATGGAAAGATAGTGGATGCCAGGTTCAAGACGTTTGGTTGTGGATCAGCCATAGCTTCAAGCTCCCTGGCAACGGAATGGGTCAAAGGCAAATCGGTACGCAAcgtcatgactgtgtgtgtgggctgcatTACATTAGCCTTCAGTGAACAGAAAGAAAAACGTATATCTTAAGAGTGGTAGGTGTTGAATGGTATTGTGAACAGATATAAAGGCTCACAATGGACACTGGGCCAGTGGGTTGAGCTATCATTtattattagtgctgtcaattccaggtgctgcgattaaaagtcctcaccaggattttgctcaagcttgctagattttctaattagcagtccaggtaaaattagtggaatcaacacaatccaggaagcctgagcaaaatcctggtgagggcTTTTAATTGCGGCActtggaattgacagcactatttattattatttttattattattatttgtttaaaatgCCCATTTAACGTTGACGGACTTGTGGCTAGCTTACGTTCCTAGCAGTGTGTCATGTCTTCAGAACTGTAATGTGATTTCTTCTCTGCTTTATCATGCATTGCTTTAGCTTTGAAGTGTGGCTTTGCTTGCTTGCTCTTTGGTAGATTTTCTGATGGTCTCTCTTCCCTCCTTTAGATTGATGAAGCCCTGAAGATCAAGAACACAGAGATCGCCAAGGAGCTGTGTTTGCCCCCGGTGAAGCTGCATTGCTCCAGTAAGAAGCAGTTTTTCATCGCCATAGCAGTGCTATGGTAACGGCGTTTATTAAAGCGAAACACCTTTATAATATCCTGATCCTGATTACGTTTACTTCTCTGAATTTGTATTAATCGGAGCATTTCACTAAATTATTCCCCTGGCGTACAAGTCCAAGTCTAGCCTAGTCTCTCATCTAACAGGCTATTTCTGCCCTCAACTCTATCCTGTTTGCTTCTCTCCCAGTGCTCGCAGAGGACGCGATTAAGGCAGCGTTAGCCGACTACAGACTCAAACAGAAGGACGATGAAGAGGTGGCGGAAGCTCGGAGTTAAGCGTTGCTGAATCCGTCCACGTTGCAGACTAATGCCTTGGCACGTTCACGTTATCGTGCACAAACTGTGCCGTGTAGCCTAAACCAAACCTAAACAACAGCTTCACACTCCTCCACTAGTCCTGAAGATGTAGCTACACTGCTGGATTGCAGGTTTGATTCAAGGTGTGGAGGGTAGGTGTTCATGATTAGAGTGCTCTCTGGGGGGTGAGTGGTTTTCTCAGTCTTTCTGAATCACGCACAGTGCTAAGCACGTTGTCAGAGGTTTTCCAGATACACGTCAAGCTGGATTGAAAAAGGAATTTTCAGAGGGGATTCGCCCAAAACCGATTGCACATGCAAAGGTCAAGTTTCTCAGACTCGGATTACAACTATGCTTAGACTTAAAGAAATTCCAGTGTAGTCCAAGATGTTTCCAGAATAGTCCACTGCCTTCTAATGATGACTTTAATACAGTGTGTTTGATGATTCTGATCTCTAATTCTGATAATACAAGATTTAATAAAATTGTCATCTTATTTAACGCAATACATTGTGATGGAAGGCAGTGtcaaatatatatttgtttacatttgtgtTAAATTAGTTTTTTGCTTTGACTGGTTGTCTGATACTAAATCTTCTGAAAAATGCAAAAATATGCAGTCGTACACGCACAATTGAAACATGTATATATGTTAATTATTGGATAAGCATAATAAAATCAAAGATGATCATTATGAATTCTGAGTTATTTTGTGGGATCACACAGTAATGGGCTGGaacaaaacactacaaacaATAGAAAAAGAGgcaaaaaaatacaaattcACACATATTAGTTGATTCTTTCTCCATAACGACCAGATGTCTTCCCACATTTTTTCACAGGATGCACATTTAATTAAACAATCAATATCCACATACCGTCCACATCCTAAACGTAGTGGTTTGTTGGTCTTTCATACACCTTGCGCCATGTGACAATTCCTAGATACTAGATACAATACCAAATACTACAAAATTGTTTTGCTAATGTAAAGGATTTTGGTTTTGTCTTCTAGCAGACAGTGAAACTAGAATATCATACCCAAGCCAGTTTACAAAGAAAAGTTAGCACTACGTTACATAGACACTTTGTTCCTATGAAAATATGTGCCAGTTTGTTCTCTGCACTTTCAGCCCTTTGTCAGCACTCCCATAATAGTCTTGTAATGGGATATTGGAGCAGCACTTTAGACTCACTGGCCTTCGCTTCTCTCTTATGTGCCTCCCATTAAAACAAACCTGTTGCCTTGTGTGTCTTCATCAATAACACATTCAAGGTCCCTTTGTCTTGTTTGTCTTTTGTTTTCAAAACTCATTTAGCAGAACATGGAACCCTTTCAACAGAATATTGATTTCTTCTGGATGGGCCTTGGTAACTCAATCTCATTTGCGTCTTGTTTGAAATAAACCATTATATAGGATTGAATTAAATCACCTTTTTATTCCATATGGGGTTGAACTGTGATGTCTCCGCTATTTATACTGTGGTCGCTCTTTCCCACAAGAATCAATTATTTCTCCATCTGACCAGATCCAGAGTTTGTTGTCATAATGCTTCCCAAATCTGAACTTAATCATATTGCTAGATATTAAGCTCCCTTACAGAGTTAATATGGAAAGCATGTTTTAGCTATAGTCATATCTTTTGATTTGTGCC
It includes:
- the iscua gene encoding iron-sulfur cluster assembly enzyme ISCU; this translates as MALASAAKRFASFGLSGSASRLREINAVCRYHKKVVDHYENPRNVGSLDKNAKNVGTGLVGAPACGDVMKLQIEVDENGKIVDARFKTFGCGSAIASSSLATEWVKGKSIDEALKIKNTEIAKELCLPPVKLHCSMLAEDAIKAALADYRLKQKDDEEVAEARS